The Streptomyces sp. HUAS CB01 genome has a segment encoding these proteins:
- a CDS encoding DMT family transporter, with amino-acid sequence MQNEMKSRNEAANAYLYLLATMAFFGSAFASSKAVVGHMPHQVAAVLRFGGGALILVLLLVLVGRKSKGARLTAGQVVRAAAVGLLGVFAYNLFFFWGLSLAPSIDGSIIVPVLSPVITTGILVVLGREKASAARIGGLALGVAGAALFFVGAGGVGAGADGSRLTGDLIYLLGALSWALYSIASKKVLVGTDPLRATTFGTVAGALALLVPAIPAMPEVDWTALSGSTWANIAYLAVGPTAVAYLFYYRGLRVVSPSTATVIMFTVPVFGVTCAVVFLGESFTGLQAAGAVVMLAGALLAVTQGRLRQKPPATTSGHTAADPAEPVRTGPTGR; translated from the coding sequence GTGCAGAACGAAATGAAATCGCGGAACGAAGCGGCGAACGCCTACCTCTACCTGCTGGCGACCATGGCGTTCTTCGGGAGTGCCTTCGCCAGTTCCAAGGCGGTCGTCGGTCATATGCCGCACCAGGTGGCGGCAGTTCTCAGATTCGGCGGCGGAGCGCTGATCCTGGTGCTTCTGCTCGTGCTTGTCGGTCGGAAGTCGAAGGGCGCCCGGCTCACCGCGGGTCAGGTGGTGCGGGCGGCTGCTGTAGGGCTGCTCGGGGTTTTCGCCTACAATCTCTTCTTCTTCTGGGGACTCTCTCTCGCCCCTTCTATCGACGGGAGCATTATTGTTCCGGTGCTGAGCCCGGTGATCACCACGGGAATTCTCGTCGTCCTCGGCAGGGAAAAGGCTTCGGCTGCCCGGATCGGCGGACTCGCCCTCGGGGTCGCGGGAGCCGCGCTGTTCTTCGTCGGCGCGGGGGGTGTCGGTGCCGGCGCGGACGGATCGCGTCTCACCGGGGATCTCATCTATCTTCTCGGGGCGCTCTCCTGGGCCCTGTACAGCATCGCGTCGAAAAAGGTGCTGGTCGGTACGGACCCACTCCGGGCGACCACGTTCGGCACCGTTGCCGGGGCGCTCGCCCTGCTCGTTCCGGCCATCCCGGCGATGCCCGAGGTGGACTGGACGGCGCTGTCCGGCAGCACCTGGGCGAACATCGCCTACCTCGCCGTCGGTCCGACCGCCGTGGCGTACCTCTTCTACTACCGGGGGCTGCGCGTCGTCAGCCCTTCGACCGCCACCGTGATCATGTTCACGGTCCCCGTCTTCGGCGTGACCTGCGCCGTAGTCTTCCTGGGTGAGTCCTTCACCGGGCTCCAGGCCGCGGGCGCGGTCGTCATGCTGGCCGGGGCGCTGCTGGCGGTGACCCAGGGCCGACTCCGCCAGAAGCCGCCCGCCACCACGTCCGGACACACCGCCGCCGACCCGGC